In the Malaya genurostris strain Urasoe2022 chromosome 1, Malgen_1.1, whole genome shotgun sequence genome, one interval contains:
- the LOC131432710 gene encoding signal peptidase complex catalytic subunit SEC11A, with translation MGMLESLGVDGLLSDVQRMDKRQFFFQVLSFGMIVSSALMIWKGLMVVTGSESPIVVVLSGSMEPAFHRGDLLFLTNQEEPVRVGEIVVFKIEGRDIPIVHRVIKLHEKNNGTVKFLTKGDNNSVDDRGLYAPGQLWLTKKDIVGRARGFLPYVGMITIYMNEYPNLKYGILGLLALYVLLHRE, from the exons ATGGGCATGCTTGAATCTCTAGGTGTTGACGGACTGCTAAGTGATGTACAACGGATGGATAAACGACAG TTTTTCTTTCAAGTGCTCAGTTTTGGAATGATTGTTTCCTCTGCCCTTATGATCTGGAAGGGTTTGATGGTCGTCACTGGTAGTGAGTCTCCCATTGTAGTGGTGCTTAGTGGCAGCATGGAACCGGCCTTCCATCG CGGTGATTTGCTGTTTTTGACCAACCAAGAGGAACCGGTACGTGTCGGTGAGATCGTCGTATTCAAGATTGAGGGACGCGACATACCGATCGTGCACCGGGTGATCAAACTGCACGAAAAGAATAACGGCACGGTCAAGTTCTTGACCAAGGGGGACAACAATTCGGTGGACGATCGGGGCTTGTACGCACCGGGACAGCTCTGGCTCACCAAGAAGGACATCGTGGGACGGGCCAGAGGCTTTTTGCCGTACGTCGGCATGATTACAATCTACATGAACGAATATCCAAACCTTAAGTACGGTATTTTGGGGCTACTGGCACTGTACGTGCTACTTCATCGAGAGTAG